Part of the Parambassis ranga chromosome 16, fParRan2.1, whole genome shotgun sequence genome, ACTCCGCTGTCCATTGTCATACAGGAGGTCATGTCCATCATCTTGGCTCGGATTCCTCAATTTCTCAGGAGCTACAGGCTCATCTCAGTGCAGCTGTGCACTTTGGCACAGCAGACAGTTCTCTACTTACTGTGCACAACGCTCAAAGCAAATAAAACTGTCCATGCATAATCTATTACTTTATCCCTTTGACTTTCATGTAACAATGCAACTAGTCTCTTCCTTATATATGAGCATCCTCTATGTATTCTTCCTTCACAATCTGCTGCTTTTACATGTTCTGTGTTAGTGTGCGCATCACAGGCTGTGTTTATATCACATTCTTGTTATATCTATACAATCATACAACACACCAGAGGCTCTCAATCAGCAACAGGCCCTTGTATGAGCTAACACATAGAGAAATCTTAATAATATATACTCAATGTTATACTGTGGTAAGCTGCTATGCTATGATAAAATATACTGAATCAGTTCAGtggatttaaaagaaaaaaaaactcgaTATGAAcctcccttccctctctgttactGACATCAGTCAAGGTTGGGGATGAATAATGTCTGTCAAGGCGGGCATGTAATGTAGCAATAAAGCAGTCAGAGTCGGGCAGCGAGTGTTGTTTGGCTGGCGTAAGGTTGAACAAGGAGAGCATCCTCACTCCCTGACAAGCTGAAGAGGAGAGCAGGGTGGGGCCTTTCCAGCAGAAAGGGGAGGTCAGTCCGATAAGCATCTAGACAAAAAACTGCAGGTAGGAGTATTATGGTGTTTTCCTTCATCTTCATACAAGAAAAACAAGTTGTTCGTTGCAAAAAACGTATTATAAAGTTAATGGACGTGATTGCTGTTCTTTTTCAGTCCATACACGCGGTAAAACCCAGGCCCACTCCCCCACCTTCATCCCAACCTCCGGTCCTTGTCCTGCTGTGCTGATTAGTTGGGGAGCTGTCCATCAGCATGTTCGTGGCTGGGGGTGGGGAATGATCAGCCTGGCGAGCTAGTGATGGTCTTGGCTGTGTAATTCTGGAAGAGGGGCTGCAGGAACATGCCCATTGTGCCgaacacgcacacaaacacaaagatccACAGGAAGAGGCGGTcgatcaccatggcaacatatTTCCAGTCTTCGCTCACCTGTGGACGAAGAGAAAGGGCATGAAAGGAGGTGAAAAGAGAAATTAAGGCCAGCAGAATCACATAGAATCCACCACATCCCATCATTCatgttctctgtctctgactatTTGGAGGGTTAATGGAGGTGAAGGGTTAATGTGGATGGAGACTCAAGCTGccacacagctctgatgaggtcTGGCACAAGtcaaggaggaggagaaggacgtGAGAGGCAAGGGAAATCTGGAGGACGGTGGGAGACAGAAGGTGTTCTGACAACGTAACCCCTGCAATGATAActtgaggaggaggggaggaggggcagTGGTGCCAGGAGAGGGGGGATTTTAAAGTGGTCGGCATGGCGATGGGAGGGATGGTGATGATGGACAGAATCACAGAAAATTGTTAATTCCcttttcagtttctttcattCCAAGTGAGAAGCCTGCTCTCCTAAGATACCTTAAAGAACATGCCACCCTCACTCCGTGGTCTCTTTTCCAGTTGTACTCCTTCGCTATGCACACGTCATGCCACTGCTATAATTACGCGTCTGTGCTGAATATTCAGAGGGCTATGATTGCATCACTAGATCTGTCTCCTTTGCCTCTGGTCTGTTGTGTTTCAATGTGTTTCAAATGGCAGGGCTAAACGGCACAGCTGTACAGCACTATCATCACCATAACATGATATGGCACAGAGCTGTGCCGCTAACATATTCACATAAAAACGATTATTTATAGCAGCATTTTATCTACACATGGACAggttaatatattattattgtacAGAATCATGTCCTCAGATGATTCTGGAGGGGTTCATAACACGTGCACATTGTATATTGTCAGAGCTGTAAACTGAAGCAATAAAagatttatagctttttttatagattttttaGCCAATAGAGGAGAAAGAATAGAGAGAAAAAATACTAGTATGACATAAAATCATGTTGACAACgatgcaaaaaaatgaaaaacatacaCAAATCTTGCACATACAAGACAAAATAGCTGGAGGGTACTTTGCTTCATGGTCTATCATAAAACGTCACTTCACCTTCACTGTTCAATCATGCTTAAAGAGACCAATGCTACATGGTTTGAGTTGAAactacaacaagcttctctgccattatCTTGACCATGAGTGGCGCATTTCAAATATACTGTACAACCACAGCAGAGCACTGGCTTCGtaagtgttgtgtgtttcatattcagCCACTAGTCCCATATTgactcttttcttctttctaatTTTAGCTTTTTTTAAGCAGCTGCTGAAAGGCTTCACTGTGTTGGCTAACCTCCGTTAACCTTCCTGTCAGACTACAACAAaacattcttgaaaaaaaagcCAGTGGAAAAGTCCAGAAAGCTAATTCTAGATGCCCCCAATTAAAtctttttcattatttgttttgtaGAACTTATTCTTTTCCAGGATTTCAACAACGAAGTTAAATTGTCAATTCAAAACAATTAGGTGAAGATagttagataaaggtgttgagTAGAACAGTTCAGTGGTGGATATTATCTGTGGGATAATacacatttaacaaaaagttCTAGTATATATCGTTAAGCTTTAAAGCAACATGCTCATAATGCAGTACTCACACTCTGGTCATCATCTTCACTCTTCATGTGGTTGGCAATGAAGCGTACCCCTTCAACAGCCTCCTCAAAGCCTGGACAAGCTTGAGCCAGCAAGGCCTGAGTCAAAGCAGGGCCTCCTGCTGCCTGCTTCCCCCTCGTCAGGTTTCCAGAGCCCCCCTCCCGGCTCTCCCTAACCCTGTTCAGACCATCCATGGATCCCCCTCCTGCACCTCCCAGATCCCCTCCAAACTGTTTAACAGATGCCCGGTTCACATAGCACGTACAAGGGTCACTGTCCTCCTTGCCAAAAACTGCTGTGGAGGTTCCCCCACCATTCCCCCCAGCTCCACCCAGCGCAAGCCCTCCCATCAGTGCTCCGGCCTCCCCACCTTCCTTCTGCTCCTGCGCCCTCCTTCTCTGACGCAGCCGCTGGCGTTCGCAGCTGTTCCTCGGCTGCCGCATGAAAAGCAAGGCAGGAAGCTTGTTGAGGAACACCAGTTTAACCCAAGGAggcatggtgtgtgtggtgggtgaACGGTGATGCACattgagcacacacacactggtgacaATAGAGAAAGTGACCAGAACCATGGTGAACATCAGATACTTCCCAACCAGAGGGACGTCCAGTGAAGTAGGCGGCACAATCTTGGAGatcagcagcaggaacacagTGAGAGCCAGCAGCACTGAGATGCAGAGCGTCATCTTCTCTCCACAGTCAGAGGGCAGGTAGAAGACCAGGATGGCCAGAGAAGTGATGAGCACACATGGGATGATGAGGTTGATGGTATAAAAAAGAGGCTTTCTGCGAATGATGAAGTCATATGTGATGTCCACATAGGTTGGGTCAGCCGGGTTCTCGTTGCGTCTGCCTGGAAGAGCGATGATGTCCCATTCTCCACTAGGTGTGAAGTCATCCATGCTGGCCACATCGGCCCGGAGCACCAGGTCGATCTCAGTGCGATCGTAGGTCCAGGAGCGGAAGCGCAGCGTGCAGTTCTGCTGGTCAAAGGGGAAGTGCTTAACCTCAATCTTACAGGCTGATTTATAGATGGCAGGTGGCAACCAGAAGATGCTGCCGTCGTAGGACACCACTGCATTAGAGTAGAAGGACACCTCGTACACACCATCCGCACTAAAACAACAAGAGAAAAACCTTTAGACATAAattcacaaatgtgtgtgttactaGTCAGACATAGACAGTGTAATGAACGGCCTTGTTTCCCCCTGAGTCTCATAAACAGGGGAACATGATGTGGCTCATCTCATTATGTAATAGTTTATTTTAGctcgaggacacacacacacacacacacacacagatgttgaaGTTAAACTTTAAGGTGTTCCTGgtcagcagggtcacacatctgtgtgtataAAAACCTGGAAGTGGGATCAAATGAACATGCAGTCTAGACAGGAAACACAGCTCACAGTCAGGCCGGGTCGGATTAAACAGCTCAGGTTAGGCGCTTCAGTCAGAACGCAGCTGATGACATTAAAGCTATAGATTGAGTTTCCATTTAATTCAAGATTCTGccaaaaaacaacttaatactgGTTAATGCTGtaatatttaacacacacacacacacacacacacaaggatatTTCATAATCATACAC contains:
- the chrnb2 gene encoding neuronal acetylcholine receptor subunit beta-2, with the translated sequence MMMDGWPLLLPLALLAIAGGGLGADTEERLVEHLLNPAHYNKLIRPATNGSELVTVQLMVSLAQLISVHEREQVMTTNVWLTQEWQDYRLTWVPEEFDGMMKVRLPSKHIWLPDVVLYNNADGVYEVSFYSNAVVSYDGSIFWLPPAIYKSACKIEVKHFPFDQQNCTLRFRSWTYDRTEIDLVLRADVASMDDFTPSGEWDIIALPGRRNENPADPTYVDITYDFIIRRKPLFYTINLIIPCVLITSLAILVFYLPSDCGEKMTLCISVLLALTVFLLLISKIVPPTSLDVPLVGKYLMFTMVLVTFSIVTSVCVLNVHHRSPTTHTMPPWVKLVFLNKLPALLFMRQPRNSCERQRLRQRRRAQEQKEGGEAGALMGGLALGGAGGNGGGTSTAVFGKEDSDPCTCYVNRASVKQFGGDLGGAGGGSMDGLNRVRESREGGSGNLTRGKQAAGGPALTQALLAQACPGFEEAVEGVRFIANHMKSEDDDQSVSEDWKYVAMVIDRLFLWIFVFVCVFGTMGMFLQPLFQNYTAKTITSSPG